From a single Xyrauchen texanus isolate HMW12.3.18 chromosome 26, RBS_HiC_50CHRs, whole genome shotgun sequence genomic region:
- the LOC127620104 gene encoding cytoplasmic dynein 1 light intermediate chain 1-like isoform X2, which produces MATTGRNTLLSVSTNVNNSTSESQNPDEDDGQNLWSSILSEVSTRSRSKLPSGKNVVVMGEVGSGKTTLVARLQGVEEYMKGRGLEYLYFNLHDDDIDDHARCNAWVLDGDLYHKGLQKFALSTENLADSLVLFVVDLSRPWLALDSLQKWGSVVRDYLDKLRVPPETMRELEHRLVKEFQEYVEPGSDLDGVPQRRNPESEEESILLPLGDNTLTHNLGLPIVVVCTKCDAISTLEKEHDYKDEHLDFIQSHIRHFCLQYGAALLYTSMKENKNLDLLYKYLIHRLYGFPFNIPAQVVEKDSVFIPSGWDNEKKIAILHENFQTVKAEDNFEDVIVKPPIRKFVHEKEVQAEDDQVFLVKLQSLLAKQPPVTAGRPVDPTNRAPTGSPRTTNRSAAANVANVMPMQSGTKKIDPNMKGGQTSEGVLANFFNSLLTKKAGSPGPGGQPTGGGNNTPGTVRKSGSKLGLTDVQAELDRISNKSDLDSAPNATTPPGENEES; this is translated from the exons ATGGCGACTACGGGCAGAAATACACTCCTATCGGTTAGCACAAATGTAAATAACAGCACTTCCGAAAGCCAAAACCCCGATGAGGATGACGGACAGAATTTATG GTCGTCAATATTGAGTGAGGTATCTACGCGTTCCCGATCAAAATTGCCGTCAGGAAAGAATGTGGTGGTTATGG GTGAGGTGGGGTCTGGGAAGACCACCCTCGTGGCCAGACTACAGGGTGTGGAGGAGTATATGAAGGGGCGGGGCTTAGAGTACCTGTATTTCAATCTTCATGATGATGACATTGATG ATCATGCACGGTGTAATGCATGGGTGCTGGATGGAGACCTGTATCACAAAGGCCTGCAGAAGTTCGCTCTGTCCACGGAAAACTTGGCAGACTCACTGGTCCTATTCGTGGTGGATCTGTCCCGGCCGTGGCTAGCCCTTGATTCGCTGCAGAAATGGGGCAGCGTGGTGAGAGATTATCTGGACAAGCTCAGAGTGCCTCCTGAAACCATGAGAGAGCTGGAGCATAGAC TGGTCAAGGAGTTCCAGGAGTATGTGGAACCAGGAAGTGACCTTGATGGTGTGCCCCAGAGAAGGAATCCAGAATCAGAGGAAGAGAGCATCCTGCTGCCCCTGGGGGACAatacacttacacacaacttGGGCCTGCCTATAGTGGTGGTCTGCACTAAG tgtGATGCTATCAGCACTCTGGAGAAGGAGCATGATTATAAAGACGAGCACTTAGACTTCATCCAGTCTCACATTCGACACTTCTGCCTGCAGT ATGGGGCAGCATTACTCTACACATCTATGAAGGAGAACAAAAATCTAGACTTATTATATAAATACCTCATTCACAGGTTATACGGCTTTCCTTTTAACATCCCAGCTCAGGTGGTGGAGAAAGACTCTGTGTTTAT TCCATCGGGATGGGACAATGAAAAAAAGATTGCCATTCTGCATGAAAATTTCCAGACGGTAAAAGCAGAAGACAACTTTGAAGATGTAATAGTGAAACCTCCAATTAGAAAG TTTGTGCATGAGAAAGAAGTTCAAGCTGAAGATGACCAAGTATTTCTAGTAAAGTTGCAG TCTCTGTTAGCTAAACAGCCTCCAGTCACTGCAGGAAGACCAGTG GACCCAACAAACAGAGCTCCCACCGGCTCACCAAGGACGACCAATCGCTCCGCAGCAGCAAACGTGGCTAACGTCATGCCCATGCAATCAGGTACCAAGAAGATTGATCCCAACATGAAAG GAGGTCAAACCAGTGAGGGTGTACTCGCTAACTTCTTCAACAGTCTGCTGACTAAGAAAGCGGGCTCGCCTGGCCCGGGCGGCCAGCCCACGGGGGGAGGGAACAACACTCCAGGAACAGTCCGTAAGTCAG GCTCCAAGCTGGGGTTGACAGACGTCCAGGCTGAGCTGGACCGGATCTCCAACAAATCCGACCTAGACTCCGCTCCTAATGCTACCACGCCCCCTGGTGAAAATGAAGAATCCTGA
- the LOC127620104 gene encoding cytoplasmic dynein 1 light intermediate chain 1-like isoform X3 has translation MATTGRNTLLSVSTNVNNSTSESQNPDEDDGQNLWSSILSEVSTRSRSKLPSGKNVVVMGEVGSGKTTLVARLQGVEEYMKGRGLEYLYFNLHDDDIDDHARCNAWVLDGDLYHKGLQKFALSTENLADSLVLFVVDLSRPWLALDSLQKWGSVVRDYLDKLRVPPETMRELEHRLVKEFQEYVEPGSDLDGVPQRRNPESEEESILLPLGDNTLTHNLGLPIVVVCTKCDAISTLEKEHDYKDEHLDFIQSHIRHFCLQYGAALLYTSMKENKNLDLLYKYLIHRLYGFPFNIPAQVVEKDSVFIPSGWDNEKKIAILHENFQTVKAEDNFEDVIVKPPIRKFVHEKEVQAEDDQVFLVKLQSLLAKQPPVTAGRPVDPTNRAPTGSPRTTNRSAAANVANVMPMQSGGQTSEGVLANFFNSLLTKKAGSPGPGGQPTGGGNNTPGTVRKSESQTSLEQQEGSKLGLTDVQAELDRISNKSDLDSAPNATTPPGENEES, from the exons ATGGCGACTACGGGCAGAAATACACTCCTATCGGTTAGCACAAATGTAAATAACAGCACTTCCGAAAGCCAAAACCCCGATGAGGATGACGGACAGAATTTATG GTCGTCAATATTGAGTGAGGTATCTACGCGTTCCCGATCAAAATTGCCGTCAGGAAAGAATGTGGTGGTTATGG GTGAGGTGGGGTCTGGGAAGACCACCCTCGTGGCCAGACTACAGGGTGTGGAGGAGTATATGAAGGGGCGGGGCTTAGAGTACCTGTATTTCAATCTTCATGATGATGACATTGATG ATCATGCACGGTGTAATGCATGGGTGCTGGATGGAGACCTGTATCACAAAGGCCTGCAGAAGTTCGCTCTGTCCACGGAAAACTTGGCAGACTCACTGGTCCTATTCGTGGTGGATCTGTCCCGGCCGTGGCTAGCCCTTGATTCGCTGCAGAAATGGGGCAGCGTGGTGAGAGATTATCTGGACAAGCTCAGAGTGCCTCCTGAAACCATGAGAGAGCTGGAGCATAGAC TGGTCAAGGAGTTCCAGGAGTATGTGGAACCAGGAAGTGACCTTGATGGTGTGCCCCAGAGAAGGAATCCAGAATCAGAGGAAGAGAGCATCCTGCTGCCCCTGGGGGACAatacacttacacacaacttGGGCCTGCCTATAGTGGTGGTCTGCACTAAG tgtGATGCTATCAGCACTCTGGAGAAGGAGCATGATTATAAAGACGAGCACTTAGACTTCATCCAGTCTCACATTCGACACTTCTGCCTGCAGT ATGGGGCAGCATTACTCTACACATCTATGAAGGAGAACAAAAATCTAGACTTATTATATAAATACCTCATTCACAGGTTATACGGCTTTCCTTTTAACATCCCAGCTCAGGTGGTGGAGAAAGACTCTGTGTTTAT TCCATCGGGATGGGACAATGAAAAAAAGATTGCCATTCTGCATGAAAATTTCCAGACGGTAAAAGCAGAAGACAACTTTGAAGATGTAATAGTGAAACCTCCAATTAGAAAG TTTGTGCATGAGAAAGAAGTTCAAGCTGAAGATGACCAAGTATTTCTAGTAAAGTTGCAG TCTCTGTTAGCTAAACAGCCTCCAGTCACTGCAGGAAGACCAGTG GACCCAACAAACAGAGCTCCCACCGGCTCACCAAGGACGACCAATCGCTCCGCAGCAGCAAACGTGGCTAACGTCATGCCCATGCAATCAG GAGGTCAAACCAGTGAGGGTGTACTCGCTAACTTCTTCAACAGTCTGCTGACTAAGAAAGCGGGCTCGCCTGGCCCGGGCGGCCAGCCCACGGGGGGAGGGAACAACACTCCAGGAACAGTCCGTAAGTCAG agAGTCaaacgagtttggaacaacaagagg GCTCCAAGCTGGGGTTGACAGACGTCCAGGCTGAGCTGGACCGGATCTCCAACAAATCCGACCTAGACTCCGCTCCTAATGCTACCACGCCCCCTGGTGAAAATGAAGAATCCTGA
- the LOC127620104 gene encoding cytoplasmic dynein 1 light intermediate chain 1-like isoform X4 yields the protein MATTGRNTLLSVSTNVNNSTSESQNPDEDDGQNLWSSILSEVSTRSRSKLPSGKNVVVMGEVGSGKTTLVARLQGVEEYMKGRGLEYLYFNLHDDDIDDHARCNAWVLDGDLYHKGLQKFALSTENLADSLVLFVVDLSRPWLALDSLQKWGSVVRDYLDKLRVPPETMRELEHRLVKEFQEYVEPGSDLDGVPQRRNPESEEESILLPLGDNTLTHNLGLPIVVVCTKCDAISTLEKEHDYKDEHLDFIQSHIRHFCLQYGAALLYTSMKENKNLDLLYKYLIHRLYGFPFNIPAQVVEKDSVFIPSGWDNEKKIAILHENFQTVKAEDNFEDVIVKPPIRKFVHEKEVQAEDDQVFLVKLQSLLAKQPPVTAGRPVDPTNRAPTGSPRTTNRSAAANVANVMPMQSGGQTSEGVLANFFNSLLTKKAGSPGPGGQPTGGGNNTPGTVRKSGSKLGLTDVQAELDRISNKSDLDSAPNATTPPGENEES from the exons ATGGCGACTACGGGCAGAAATACACTCCTATCGGTTAGCACAAATGTAAATAACAGCACTTCCGAAAGCCAAAACCCCGATGAGGATGACGGACAGAATTTATG GTCGTCAATATTGAGTGAGGTATCTACGCGTTCCCGATCAAAATTGCCGTCAGGAAAGAATGTGGTGGTTATGG GTGAGGTGGGGTCTGGGAAGACCACCCTCGTGGCCAGACTACAGGGTGTGGAGGAGTATATGAAGGGGCGGGGCTTAGAGTACCTGTATTTCAATCTTCATGATGATGACATTGATG ATCATGCACGGTGTAATGCATGGGTGCTGGATGGAGACCTGTATCACAAAGGCCTGCAGAAGTTCGCTCTGTCCACGGAAAACTTGGCAGACTCACTGGTCCTATTCGTGGTGGATCTGTCCCGGCCGTGGCTAGCCCTTGATTCGCTGCAGAAATGGGGCAGCGTGGTGAGAGATTATCTGGACAAGCTCAGAGTGCCTCCTGAAACCATGAGAGAGCTGGAGCATAGAC TGGTCAAGGAGTTCCAGGAGTATGTGGAACCAGGAAGTGACCTTGATGGTGTGCCCCAGAGAAGGAATCCAGAATCAGAGGAAGAGAGCATCCTGCTGCCCCTGGGGGACAatacacttacacacaacttGGGCCTGCCTATAGTGGTGGTCTGCACTAAG tgtGATGCTATCAGCACTCTGGAGAAGGAGCATGATTATAAAGACGAGCACTTAGACTTCATCCAGTCTCACATTCGACACTTCTGCCTGCAGT ATGGGGCAGCATTACTCTACACATCTATGAAGGAGAACAAAAATCTAGACTTATTATATAAATACCTCATTCACAGGTTATACGGCTTTCCTTTTAACATCCCAGCTCAGGTGGTGGAGAAAGACTCTGTGTTTAT TCCATCGGGATGGGACAATGAAAAAAAGATTGCCATTCTGCATGAAAATTTCCAGACGGTAAAAGCAGAAGACAACTTTGAAGATGTAATAGTGAAACCTCCAATTAGAAAG TTTGTGCATGAGAAAGAAGTTCAAGCTGAAGATGACCAAGTATTTCTAGTAAAGTTGCAG TCTCTGTTAGCTAAACAGCCTCCAGTCACTGCAGGAAGACCAGTG GACCCAACAAACAGAGCTCCCACCGGCTCACCAAGGACGACCAATCGCTCCGCAGCAGCAAACGTGGCTAACGTCATGCCCATGCAATCAG GAGGTCAAACCAGTGAGGGTGTACTCGCTAACTTCTTCAACAGTCTGCTGACTAAGAAAGCGGGCTCGCCTGGCCCGGGCGGCCAGCCCACGGGGGGAGGGAACAACACTCCAGGAACAGTCCGTAAGTCAG GCTCCAAGCTGGGGTTGACAGACGTCCAGGCTGAGCTGGACCGGATCTCCAACAAATCCGACCTAGACTCCGCTCCTAATGCTACCACGCCCCCTGGTGAAAATGAAGAATCCTGA
- the LOC127620104 gene encoding cytoplasmic dynein 1 light intermediate chain 1-like isoform X5: MATTGRNTLLSVSTNVNNSTSESQNPDEDDGQNLWSSILSEVSTRSRSKLPSGKNVVVMGEVGSGKTTLVARLQGVEEYMKGRGLEYLYFNLHDDDIDDHARCNAWVLDGDLYHKGLQKFALSTENLADSLVLFVVDLSRPWLALDSLQKWGSVVRDYLDKLRVPPETMRELEHRLVKEFQEYVEPGSDLDGVPQRRNPESEEESILLPLGDNTLTHNLGLPIVVVCTKCDAISTLEKEHDYKDEHLDFIQSHIRHFCLQYGAALLYTSMKENKNLDLLYKYLIHRLYGFPFNIPAQVVEKDSVFIPSGWDNEKKIAILHENFQTVKAEDNFEDVIVKPPIRKFVHEKEVQAEDDQVFLVKLQSLLAKQPPVTAGRPVDPTNRAPTGSPRTTNRSAAANVANVMPMQSGTKKIDPNMKGGQTSEGVLANFFNSLLTKKAGSPGPGGQPTGGGNNTPGTVRKSESQTSLEQQEDL, from the exons ATGGCGACTACGGGCAGAAATACACTCCTATCGGTTAGCACAAATGTAAATAACAGCACTTCCGAAAGCCAAAACCCCGATGAGGATGACGGACAGAATTTATG GTCGTCAATATTGAGTGAGGTATCTACGCGTTCCCGATCAAAATTGCCGTCAGGAAAGAATGTGGTGGTTATGG GTGAGGTGGGGTCTGGGAAGACCACCCTCGTGGCCAGACTACAGGGTGTGGAGGAGTATATGAAGGGGCGGGGCTTAGAGTACCTGTATTTCAATCTTCATGATGATGACATTGATG ATCATGCACGGTGTAATGCATGGGTGCTGGATGGAGACCTGTATCACAAAGGCCTGCAGAAGTTCGCTCTGTCCACGGAAAACTTGGCAGACTCACTGGTCCTATTCGTGGTGGATCTGTCCCGGCCGTGGCTAGCCCTTGATTCGCTGCAGAAATGGGGCAGCGTGGTGAGAGATTATCTGGACAAGCTCAGAGTGCCTCCTGAAACCATGAGAGAGCTGGAGCATAGAC TGGTCAAGGAGTTCCAGGAGTATGTGGAACCAGGAAGTGACCTTGATGGTGTGCCCCAGAGAAGGAATCCAGAATCAGAGGAAGAGAGCATCCTGCTGCCCCTGGGGGACAatacacttacacacaacttGGGCCTGCCTATAGTGGTGGTCTGCACTAAG tgtGATGCTATCAGCACTCTGGAGAAGGAGCATGATTATAAAGACGAGCACTTAGACTTCATCCAGTCTCACATTCGACACTTCTGCCTGCAGT ATGGGGCAGCATTACTCTACACATCTATGAAGGAGAACAAAAATCTAGACTTATTATATAAATACCTCATTCACAGGTTATACGGCTTTCCTTTTAACATCCCAGCTCAGGTGGTGGAGAAAGACTCTGTGTTTAT TCCATCGGGATGGGACAATGAAAAAAAGATTGCCATTCTGCATGAAAATTTCCAGACGGTAAAAGCAGAAGACAACTTTGAAGATGTAATAGTGAAACCTCCAATTAGAAAG TTTGTGCATGAGAAAGAAGTTCAAGCTGAAGATGACCAAGTATTTCTAGTAAAGTTGCAG TCTCTGTTAGCTAAACAGCCTCCAGTCACTGCAGGAAGACCAGTG GACCCAACAAACAGAGCTCCCACCGGCTCACCAAGGACGACCAATCGCTCCGCAGCAGCAAACGTGGCTAACGTCATGCCCATGCAATCAGGTACCAAGAAGATTGATCCCAACATGAAAG GAGGTCAAACCAGTGAGGGTGTACTCGCTAACTTCTTCAACAGTCTGCTGACTAAGAAAGCGGGCTCGCCTGGCCCGGGCGGCCAGCCCACGGGGGGAGGGAACAACACTCCAGGAACAGTCCGTAAGTCAG agAGTCaaacgagtttggaacaacaagagg ATCTTTGA
- the LOC127620104 gene encoding cytoplasmic dynein 1 light intermediate chain 1-like isoform X1 yields the protein MATTGRNTLLSVSTNVNNSTSESQNPDEDDGQNLWSSILSEVSTRSRSKLPSGKNVVVMGEVGSGKTTLVARLQGVEEYMKGRGLEYLYFNLHDDDIDDHARCNAWVLDGDLYHKGLQKFALSTENLADSLVLFVVDLSRPWLALDSLQKWGSVVRDYLDKLRVPPETMRELEHRLVKEFQEYVEPGSDLDGVPQRRNPESEEESILLPLGDNTLTHNLGLPIVVVCTKCDAISTLEKEHDYKDEHLDFIQSHIRHFCLQYGAALLYTSMKENKNLDLLYKYLIHRLYGFPFNIPAQVVEKDSVFIPSGWDNEKKIAILHENFQTVKAEDNFEDVIVKPPIRKFVHEKEVQAEDDQVFLVKLQSLLAKQPPVTAGRPVDPTNRAPTGSPRTTNRSAAANVANVMPMQSGTKKIDPNMKGGQTSEGVLANFFNSLLTKKAGSPGPGGQPTGGGNNTPGTVRKSESQTSLEQQEGSKLGLTDVQAELDRISNKSDLDSAPNATTPPGENEES from the exons ATGGCGACTACGGGCAGAAATACACTCCTATCGGTTAGCACAAATGTAAATAACAGCACTTCCGAAAGCCAAAACCCCGATGAGGATGACGGACAGAATTTATG GTCGTCAATATTGAGTGAGGTATCTACGCGTTCCCGATCAAAATTGCCGTCAGGAAAGAATGTGGTGGTTATGG GTGAGGTGGGGTCTGGGAAGACCACCCTCGTGGCCAGACTACAGGGTGTGGAGGAGTATATGAAGGGGCGGGGCTTAGAGTACCTGTATTTCAATCTTCATGATGATGACATTGATG ATCATGCACGGTGTAATGCATGGGTGCTGGATGGAGACCTGTATCACAAAGGCCTGCAGAAGTTCGCTCTGTCCACGGAAAACTTGGCAGACTCACTGGTCCTATTCGTGGTGGATCTGTCCCGGCCGTGGCTAGCCCTTGATTCGCTGCAGAAATGGGGCAGCGTGGTGAGAGATTATCTGGACAAGCTCAGAGTGCCTCCTGAAACCATGAGAGAGCTGGAGCATAGAC TGGTCAAGGAGTTCCAGGAGTATGTGGAACCAGGAAGTGACCTTGATGGTGTGCCCCAGAGAAGGAATCCAGAATCAGAGGAAGAGAGCATCCTGCTGCCCCTGGGGGACAatacacttacacacaacttGGGCCTGCCTATAGTGGTGGTCTGCACTAAG tgtGATGCTATCAGCACTCTGGAGAAGGAGCATGATTATAAAGACGAGCACTTAGACTTCATCCAGTCTCACATTCGACACTTCTGCCTGCAGT ATGGGGCAGCATTACTCTACACATCTATGAAGGAGAACAAAAATCTAGACTTATTATATAAATACCTCATTCACAGGTTATACGGCTTTCCTTTTAACATCCCAGCTCAGGTGGTGGAGAAAGACTCTGTGTTTAT TCCATCGGGATGGGACAATGAAAAAAAGATTGCCATTCTGCATGAAAATTTCCAGACGGTAAAAGCAGAAGACAACTTTGAAGATGTAATAGTGAAACCTCCAATTAGAAAG TTTGTGCATGAGAAAGAAGTTCAAGCTGAAGATGACCAAGTATTTCTAGTAAAGTTGCAG TCTCTGTTAGCTAAACAGCCTCCAGTCACTGCAGGAAGACCAGTG GACCCAACAAACAGAGCTCCCACCGGCTCACCAAGGACGACCAATCGCTCCGCAGCAGCAAACGTGGCTAACGTCATGCCCATGCAATCAGGTACCAAGAAGATTGATCCCAACATGAAAG GAGGTCAAACCAGTGAGGGTGTACTCGCTAACTTCTTCAACAGTCTGCTGACTAAGAAAGCGGGCTCGCCTGGCCCGGGCGGCCAGCCCACGGGGGGAGGGAACAACACTCCAGGAACAGTCCGTAAGTCAG agAGTCaaacgagtttggaacaacaagagg GCTCCAAGCTGGGGTTGACAGACGTCCAGGCTGAGCTGGACCGGATCTCCAACAAATCCGACCTAGACTCCGCTCCTAATGCTACCACGCCCCCTGGTGAAAATGAAGAATCCTGA
- the LOC127620104 gene encoding cytoplasmic dynein 1 light intermediate chain 1-like isoform X6, producing the protein MATTGRNTLLSVSTNVNNSTSESQNPDEDDGQNLWSSILSEVSTRSRSKLPSGKNVVVMGEVGSGKTTLVARLQGVEEYMKGRGLEYLYFNLHDDDIDDHARCNAWVLDGDLYHKGLQKFALSTENLADSLVLFVVDLSRPWLALDSLQKWGSVVRDYLDKLRVPPETMRELEHRLVKEFQEYVEPGSDLDGVPQRRNPESEEESILLPLGDNTLTHNLGLPIVVVCTKCDAISTLEKEHDYKDEHLDFIQSHIRHFCLQYGAALLYTSMKENKNLDLLYKYLIHRLYGFPFNIPAQVVEKDSVFIPSGWDNEKKIAILHENFQTVKAEDNFEDVIVKPPIRKFVHEKEVQAEDDQVFLVKLQSLLAKQPPVTAGRPVDPTNRAPTGSPRTTNRSAAANVANVMPMQSGTKKIDPNMKGGQTSEGVLANFFNSLLTKKAGSPGPGGQPTGGGNNTPGTVRKSDL; encoded by the exons ATGGCGACTACGGGCAGAAATACACTCCTATCGGTTAGCACAAATGTAAATAACAGCACTTCCGAAAGCCAAAACCCCGATGAGGATGACGGACAGAATTTATG GTCGTCAATATTGAGTGAGGTATCTACGCGTTCCCGATCAAAATTGCCGTCAGGAAAGAATGTGGTGGTTATGG GTGAGGTGGGGTCTGGGAAGACCACCCTCGTGGCCAGACTACAGGGTGTGGAGGAGTATATGAAGGGGCGGGGCTTAGAGTACCTGTATTTCAATCTTCATGATGATGACATTGATG ATCATGCACGGTGTAATGCATGGGTGCTGGATGGAGACCTGTATCACAAAGGCCTGCAGAAGTTCGCTCTGTCCACGGAAAACTTGGCAGACTCACTGGTCCTATTCGTGGTGGATCTGTCCCGGCCGTGGCTAGCCCTTGATTCGCTGCAGAAATGGGGCAGCGTGGTGAGAGATTATCTGGACAAGCTCAGAGTGCCTCCTGAAACCATGAGAGAGCTGGAGCATAGAC TGGTCAAGGAGTTCCAGGAGTATGTGGAACCAGGAAGTGACCTTGATGGTGTGCCCCAGAGAAGGAATCCAGAATCAGAGGAAGAGAGCATCCTGCTGCCCCTGGGGGACAatacacttacacacaacttGGGCCTGCCTATAGTGGTGGTCTGCACTAAG tgtGATGCTATCAGCACTCTGGAGAAGGAGCATGATTATAAAGACGAGCACTTAGACTTCATCCAGTCTCACATTCGACACTTCTGCCTGCAGT ATGGGGCAGCATTACTCTACACATCTATGAAGGAGAACAAAAATCTAGACTTATTATATAAATACCTCATTCACAGGTTATACGGCTTTCCTTTTAACATCCCAGCTCAGGTGGTGGAGAAAGACTCTGTGTTTAT TCCATCGGGATGGGACAATGAAAAAAAGATTGCCATTCTGCATGAAAATTTCCAGACGGTAAAAGCAGAAGACAACTTTGAAGATGTAATAGTGAAACCTCCAATTAGAAAG TTTGTGCATGAGAAAGAAGTTCAAGCTGAAGATGACCAAGTATTTCTAGTAAAGTTGCAG TCTCTGTTAGCTAAACAGCCTCCAGTCACTGCAGGAAGACCAGTG GACCCAACAAACAGAGCTCCCACCGGCTCACCAAGGACGACCAATCGCTCCGCAGCAGCAAACGTGGCTAACGTCATGCCCATGCAATCAGGTACCAAGAAGATTGATCCCAACATGAAAG GAGGTCAAACCAGTGAGGGTGTACTCGCTAACTTCTTCAACAGTCTGCTGACTAAGAAAGCGGGCTCGCCTGGCCCGGGCGGCCAGCCCACGGGGGGAGGGAACAACACTCCAGGAACAGTCCGTAAGTCAG ATCTTTGA